In the Microcebus murinus isolate Inina chromosome X, M.murinus_Inina_mat1.0, whole genome shotgun sequence genome, gaaaataagaCACACAATAGGAAATATACTGGGAGACCTAAGACCAAATAGATCAGTCATATTTACAAACAAAATTGAGCTAAACAGTAGAGTTTACCTACTGAAAAAAGAATACTCTCAGATTGGACCACAAATGGCTAAAGTAGTTCTCAGATTAAAATACACAGCCCAAAATACACCTATAATAAATCAGACAGTGTTTGATTAATTAAATTACACCTTCAActaaagaagttagaaaaataaaaagcagaaaagcagatggaagaattttaatgaaataaaaccataagtgaatgaattagaaaatggaaaaataatataaatgcaagAATTGGTCTACAGGTAGTTGGggaagtaaaacaaataaaacattagcaTTACTTtacttaaatgaagaaaaagaaatcacaaatacaCTCTATGAGAAACGATACTGGAAAAACAACCACAGATATAAAGTAAATTAACCATGAGACTACTTTGctcaaaattatgcaaatatattaagaaccttgaagaaataaatgattttttaaattacatatatctatatctatatattaatatagcaatagatatgtattatataaattatatagtacatatataatttatttttttattttatttatttatttttttttttttgagacagtctcatttctgttgccctggctggagtgccgtggcttcagcttagctcacagcaacctcaaactcccgggctcaagtgatcctcctgcttcagcctcccaagtagctgggactacaagcatgcaccaccatgcctggctaatatatatatatatatatatatatatatatatacatatatatatatatatttttagttagccaattaatttatttctatttatagtagagatggggtctcacttttgctcaggctggtctcgaactcctgaccttgagcaatccacctgcctctgcctcccagagtgctaggattacaggcgtgagccactgcgcccagcctatatagtacatatataatttaaacagaaaaaatatgatggaaaaaagagagaaagataataaAGAGATACCCTTCAAATAATGTACCACACCCAGATAAACTCACAGGAgaattctataaaacatttaaggACCAGGCAATACCAAAGCAATGCTAATTGTTCCAGACACATTTATTCTATGAAGGGAGCCAAGATAATTTGAGGGTGAGTAAATTGATTCCATATTTATTGTGTTGAAAACACTCTGAGGGCCTAACCAGATCATTCTGTGGAGGGGTAATCAGAATACTGAGAAATATATGAGTCTATTCTACAGCTGAGAAATTGCCGCATTTTTTCATGTCCAACATATCCATAGGATTTCTGTTCAATGTGAGTTTTCCCATTCACGATGAGGTCTGACTGCTGTGAAAAAGCTTTCCCACAATCAGTACATATATAAGGTTTCTCTTCTAGATGGATTCTGATGTCCAGTGAGGTATACATGCTGGCAGAAGGCCTTCGCACTGTCACTGCATTTGGAAGTTTTCTCCCCAGTGTGTGTTCTCTGATATGTGATCATCTGTGATTTCCAGGAAAAGGTCATCCCATACTCAGCACATTCAGAGGGTTTCTCCTTAGTATGGGTTCTCTGGTGAATAATGAGTGGAGACTTCTCCCAGAAGGCCTTTCCACATTACTACattcatatggtttctctccagtatgagcTCTCTGATGTATAATGAGATGTGACTTCAGGGAAAAGGCCCTCCCACACTCAgcacattcatagggtttctcccctgtgtgaattctctgatgaatAACAAGGGGTGATTTCTGGGAGAAGATTTTGCCACATTCTCTACACTCATAGGGTTTCTGCCCTGTACGAATTCTCTGGTGTATAATAAGAGGTGATTTCTGAGAGAAGGATTTTCCATATTTAGTGCGCAaataaggtttttctccagtatgaagtCTTTGATGGCCAGTGAGGTGTGACTTCTGGGAAAAGGCCTTCCCACAGTCAGTACAcacataaggtttctctcctgtatgaattctttgatgTCCTATGAGGTGAGACTGCTAGCAGAAGGTTTTTCCACATTCACTACACTTataaggcttctctccagtgtgcaTTCTCTGATGTATGATGAGCTGAGTTTTCTGAGGGAAGGTCTTCCCACATTCAGTACATTCATAGGACTTCTCTCCATTATGAGTTATCTGGTGTACACAAAGATGAGATTTATCAGAAAAGGTTTTCCCACAGTCACTGCATTCAAAGGGCTTCTCTCTGGTATGAACTCGCTGATGTATAATGAGATGTGACTTCTGGGAAAAGGCTTTTGGACACTCAAAACATTTGTAAGGTTTCCCTTGGCCCTTCCACACTCagtacattcatagggtttctccctAGTATGAATCCTCTGATGGACAATGAGGTGTGATTTTTaactgaaggctttcccacaatCTCCACATgcatatggtttctctccagtatgaattctttgatgtACAACAAACTGTGACTTCTTGATAAAGCCCTTCTCACACACACTACAAACATTGAGTTTCTCTCTGGCTTGAACTTTTTTATACTGAATATGGGCTTGCTTATTATGAAGAACTTTTTCATATTCACTCTCTCCACAGGGCTTTATTCCAATATGAATGAAGCCTTCATTCTCAGGCACAGAACAGAAGGCACTATAGCCAGGTGGCCTTCCACATCCAAATCTCTCAATGGAGTTCTTTCTTGCATAGTTCCTATCACAATTTTGTGAGTCTAAATTAGATTTTAAGTTCTTCTAACATAAATCAAAATTATGGAGCTTTTTACTTGAAGGATCAAGGTCTGTGTACCcattgaacatttttccaaatgCATTATACTCAGGGCCTGTCTCCTCAGCCAATGTTTCATGGATGATGGCTGTGACCTGCCTCAAAACTCTGTCTTTGTTTCCTTGATAATTATC is a window encoding:
- the ZNF630 gene encoding LOW QUALITY PROTEIN: zinc finger protein 630 (The sequence of the model RefSeq protein was modified relative to this genomic sequence to represent the inferred CDS: inserted 2 bases in 2 codons; substituted 3 bases at 3 genomic stop codons), whose translation is MPFLSEPVTFEDVAVAFTQEEWQHLDSAQKTLHRDVMLETYSHLVSVGCSCIKPDAIIKLEHGEAPWIIESELSRWICPDREKGLESTQEIISGELSSQREIIERTPKDNLLYSILKVWHIGNQIDNYQGNKDRVLRQVTAIIHETLAEETGPEYNAFGKMFNGYTDLDPSSKKLHNFDLCXKNLKSNLDSQNCDRNYARKNSIERFGCGRPPGYSAFCSVPENEGFIHIGIKPCGESEYEKVLHNKQAHIQYKKVQAREKLNVCSVCEKGFIKKSQFVVHQRIHTGEKPYACGDCGKAFSXKSHLIVHQRIHTREKPYECTECGRAXGKPYKCFECPKAFSQKSHLIIHQRVHTREKPFECSDCGKTFSDKSHLCVHQITHNGEKSYECTECGKTFPQKTQLIIHQRMHTGEKPYKCSECGKTFCXQSHLIGHQRIHTGEKPYVCTDCGKAFSQKSHLTGHQRLHTGEKPYLRTKYGKSFSQKSPLIIHQRIRTGQKPYECRECGKIFSQKSPLVIHQRIHTGEKPYECAECGRAFSLKSHLIIHQRAHTGEKPYECSXCGKAFWEKSPLIIHQRTHTKEKPSECAEYGMTFSWKSQMITYQRTHTGEKTSKCSDSAKAFCQHVYLTGHQNPSRRETLYMY